The sequence CTAAACCTTAAACTAGAAGTATCCTGCACTGAATTTTGATAGATGGTGTGATTTTCTAGTATTTAAAAGATTTAGCAATATCATAAACTACTGCGGCACACATTACCTCATGTATATAGAAGTTTGAAAAGAGATATCAGATTTGTCATTTTCCCCAACATCCTTGTATTATACTAGTAATATAGCCTTGACTCTCCTACTAAAAGAAGCAGCAATACCTGTGACATTCCAAGTTACATTGAGAAtgaaccccccaaaaaaaaaacagatgaTAAAATCATTTCCCCATGACAAAATAAATCAATCGCTACAAATGTCTAACAGCCTTTAATTAAATCTTAACTTTTTTTAGTAAGGAAAAAAGCACTAGTGTACCAAAAAAGTATATCCGCTACCCTTTATAAATGCCGATTTGTTAGTTATTTAGCAattacacaaaaatatatacatatagccTATGTTAGTAATACTAATAAATATGCAAGTATTGGTGTGTTTAACTAAGAAGCACTAtgatcatttaaaaaatgaactaaaatgaTATAGTCAATTGAATATAACTTACAAATGTGTTGGAAACCCCTTTCTCTGTCAAAGGACACACACACGCAACACACAGAGCAAGATGTCTGTAGTGGCATGAAACTCCAATTTAAGTTCAAAAGCTCACACCTTCCTCTGTTTTTTTATTGAAGAAGAATACTCTTGCTCTATTCCATGTTCCAGCTCTCTCTCTATCCAGGCTTCACTATCTATCTCAGCATTTACCTCTTCTACAAACTTCTTGTTTGCTGCTGTGTCACGTCTCCTTTTAATTGCCTCTCTGATCCTGTTAGTGTCGATCTTCGTATGGTTATTATGAACAGAAACAATCTTATAGCTCGAGTTGCAATCAGACTCCACTCTTTGTGGCTCGATTTGACCATCACCATCCTCAACAACACTACTAGCACTACCACCATCACTCATCTGACATGGTAAAGCTTCTTTCACACTAAGACAGTTGTCAACTTTTTCCTGATTCAGGCTACTATTAGACTTTACACCTCCAGCCTCCACCAGGGTTCCATGGCTAGAATGGCAATCAGAAGTTGATCCACTTGAAATGTATGTTTGATTGCTACTAACCACTGACTTTTGAGCTAAAGCTTCAGATTGAGTGTTCCTCCCACATGCAGTTCGTGGTGCTTTTTTTCGGTCTTGCTTTAACAACTTGAGCATCATCTGCTGGATGACCTCTGATGAAAGGATTCATAAAGTTAAAAAGACTATCTGAAGAATGTAACAATCCAACCGCCAATAAAACCAGAGAGGAGAAAGTTGAAAACAATGACACAGCAATTCAACCAACCAGTACACTAGAAGCAGAGACTACAATTAAACCACATCATCCATGCTTTAGAGggagggaaaaacaaacaaacaaagaaacaaaacagGACAGGAAACTCAAATACATTGTCAGGCATCAACCATAACTCTTACAAACGGTCTTCTGGTTTTCATTAAATATATCTCCTAGGTCCAGATTACATAGTAGAAAAACTAACATGCAGCTGATTTCAATCCCCGCAAGTCATAATTCATGATATTTAagtacaaaatattttgagatatATCATGACAAACCTTTTAACTGTTTCGGTGCTACTTCAAACTCCAGCCACCAAACCTTTCTCTTCTTTGTAAGCAGCTCCATATTTTGTAAAACAGTGGCAGCAAGGAAGATGGAACCAGCAGCAATATAATGAGGTTTATACTGCAAGCACAATGTCGTCCGAAGCCTACACATTACATTCACAGGAGACTTCAATTATCCAAAAGATCTATAAATACCTTGATTCACATCTATGCTATGTCGTACACCAAGAATATGATGAGAGAACTAATTCTTACGAATCATTCACAAAATTCCATGCTACTTTAGAAAGGTCAGACAGCTCCAATGTCTTTAGTGCTGCAACAAGAGGCTTGTATGGAAGTTGACTATCGAGATCAAATGCAATTGTTGACAACAGAAGTCTCTCCCCAAGTAAGATTAATTCCTTCTGCTTATCAAAAACCTCCTACAAGCACAAAGTGGGAAATAAGAAATCATAATCATGGAAAATATAGAAGGTCAAAATGAAGAATGGGTATTTCTACTTACACTTTGTTTCTTTATTCTTTGCTGGGCTAAATTGTCCCATTCATACATCAACTCATAACCCGCAATAACGACATCCTTCAGGAATCGTGGTGTCTCCTCCATTTTGGAAGCAAGAAACATGCTTGCAGTTGCAATTGTCTGTAACATGGCACTACCAAGTTTAAGCGATAAATATAACTAATAGATAAGCAAATCTTTTCAAACTTCCACATTTTGGCATGCCAAGAAAAGCTAGATTCACTAAGAAGAAAATTATCATAGATTTTGGAACCATATCAATTTTCaagaatatttaaaattattcactCTTTAAGAGTATATGTATATgacataatttaaaatataacaaacaGTACAGATACGCGTATCCAGGTTTAAGAACTAATCAGATTTTGCTGATGTGCGTCATAAACTATGAAACCCATCTCACCATGCAAAACTTTACCATAGGGATAAAACAAGCAAGAATAAACTACAGCACAAGTACACTAACTGTAGTAagtgaaggaaataaaaaaagattcataATCCTCCTTGTGTTTGTCTTCTAACTAATTTCTCCATCTATCCTTCCCTGTGTTGTTTACTGATCCAATTGCAGATAACTGAGCGTCTATAAGTTAAGGGAGTTTGGGTGATTTGGGCAGGAATGAGAATGGGAATTATCTACAAAGCATTTGAATTGCCCCTTTCAGTTGAAAATCTTCTTATtggattctttttctttttcttttttcatttatatgtgtgtatatatatatatatatatatatatatatatatattctaagaATGTTCATCgcaagaacaaaaattacaacttcCTGGTCTGACACATTTTAGTCATAAAGATAGTAAAGCAATATAAAATGGcttatcaaaaaaggaaaagaaaaaacaaagcaatataAAAATGTCTACCTGCCAATCATTCTTAGCATGAGATTGACGTATATAAAACCGATGGCACAACAGCATTCCACCTGCTATTGTCACCTGAGGCCTGAAAGGCAGACAGCATCAATCAGTATCGTGGGTGAATTGCCATAAATTGATGGCACACAATCATCTGAGACGCTACTACATATGAAGGGAATAATCAACTATATTGTATCCAGTGTAATTAATACATTATGAGGACAAGAAGTTCACAGTAAATAGCACCGCAAAACATCCTAAGATAACAAGGCAATTCAGAAGGGTATATAATTGGAGACACTTTAAGGGCCCTTTTGGAGAAGTCACAGTAACAAGTCATTCATTTCAAAAGCTTACTGCTCCTATCTTGGAGAACAAAGCATATTGAAGCAAAAAATGACTAAATCTAGTAAAAGAGGTGTTCGATCTTTTCCAAAACCTTTATCTTGGAGAACACTAATGGATTTTTGAACGAGTAAAAGGAGCAAAAAGGTGTTATTCAGATAACCATTCATAAACAAGTAGACAGCTGTATCATGGGTCCAATCAACAACCAGATGCATGCTCCAAACATTACAAGTCTAAGAGTATGCAACATTGGCTGTATATATAGCGAACCTTAAACCAGGTATGTGGAACACCACAAATATAAATCAACATCTAATTCATATAGGCATTTTTAAACAAAGGCATAATTTGTATTAAAACTAGAGGGGGACGTAGATGACACGGCCATCACTTATAAGAACAAAACACAATCACTAAGAACAGCATATAACAAATTCAATTGGAAGCCTCATGACTCAGCAAAAGAACATGTTTAAAAATAACAGAAACCTACATTTTTTGGCAATACTAGGTCTAAGATGccattaataatataaatcataACATAAGCTTACACATTAATCTTCTTGCCAAGCTTCTGAAGAAATTGGCAATATGACTCCCGCAAGTGTGACTCATACTTGAAATCAATTCCATCCTTCCTGGAAGGGGATtgatcttcaatttcttttctaCTGAAATACCACTTTCGTGTATAGCTTGGAGCCTCATCTGTCATATTGCAAATTCTTGAAATCCCCTGCTGATAAAAAACTTCTCAATGGAAGAAGATCCAAAAAATTCCAAAGTGacaccaagagccttgtagctcaatggTGTTGCCTGGTGTTTCCAATGGAGATGTCCAAGGTCAACTCCCCCTCTCCCACTTAAAaatgtagtaaaaaaaaagaatgtgacAACTGAACTACTGGTGCTTGTTTAGAAACTTTCCCTCAGAAATTAATCACCTGcagagaaaaaataaacaaaggcAAAAATgatatttcaattaaataaagaaaaatcaactAGGAAATAAGTTTTTGAGGAGCTCGAAAAAATGtgtagttatttttttttgataagtaataaagaagTATATTAAGAGAACTGCCTCATGAAAACAGAGGCAGAGCAGAAAGtacagagagagaaacaaacaaaaagaaaagcaaacaagaaaacaaaagaaaacaacaaaaaactaaGTACAGTGAAGAGAACAAAGGAACAAAGGGAGggaatcactagaggtgagtccccaagccctagaccaatcaaaaagggaACCACAAAAATAAGCTAGCAACTGGACATCGGATCTGTCCCTGTCCTCAAACATATTAACATACTCTGCCATCTACATGCACAACATCCAAAAGATAACCAACATATATTCCATAACTATTTACCCGACAAAGTTAAGTGatatcccaaaaattttaacatttaccATTGAATATTCAAAAGCCCGGATTGTTAATTTCAAATGCCAAATCACATGAttttaaacaagaaaaaatgttCATGCTAATAAATATGATCACGGCATACAAATTATGAATTCAATCTTGTAGGAAtaatacaaacccataaatcacaaatataataaaaccccaccaaaaaaaaaaagagattgttGAAGAAAAACACTATCAAGTAGCtataaaaccctagaatttATTGGCATTGGCCTATAGCAGATTCAAACATTTGaaaattcacccaaaaaaaaatgaaagcaaaatcGAACATAAATTCTTTTCTAGTAACCAAATAAAGTAATCAATTTTGATTCATAAATGTCCACACACACATAGGGTTAATGGAATTCAAGAATTCTGACCCaggaaaaatatgaaaaaaaaaaattcaaaatcacaaCGTACGAACCGAACAGCACCTCATATTAAattaagaataagaaaaacaaaacctatAATACCGACGATTCCAAGGAATTTAAATTCAACAAGtgcgaaaaagagaaaataataatatatatatatagtcaaaagCGCGTAATTCAGAAATTATACGAACGCCGAAATATATAATTGGAATAGAAAATTGTATCAATTTTAATTCAGCTTCATTCGGATTCAGTGTTCAGAACCAATAAATCacaggaaatcattttaattaaaaaaaaatgcaattacCCAAATTTCCTTCtattaattattgaaaattttctgaGAAACCAAACGCAAAAGAAAGATTGAGAGAAGAAAATAGTACCTGTGAGGCGCTGAGGCTGAGAGAACCGAAATACGAAATATCGGATTTGGAGcacaaaaccctaatttttaaaaaataataattttaattttcttttttgggcttttgggTGAAGTCCTTGGTTCCTAAGTTAccgtttgtgagagagagagagagagagagagagagtcaactAATAAGTCAAGTAACTGTAGGTCTTCTATGGTCCTGAGTTCTAACCCTTTTTATCGAAGGAGGGTAGGTCGGTTAGTGActtaaaagtgtaattttttcttgattaaaGGATTACAACTTAAAGTTTAATTTAAGTAAACTAAGGATTTGCGATGATTTatgcaattaaaaattttaactttatatTTAAGcattatcccttttttttttggttaaaatatatttttttttatatgaaaaatccCTTTTTAAGTGTTTCCTTATAtgctattcaaaaaaaaaaaaaaagttaggtaccttataattttttataaacaaaaaaaaagaaggtatattctttttatgtttattcATTGAGAAACGGTGAGTTTCAGTTaattcaactagtaaaatttcttgtcttaaatttcaaataataaactaatccaagtaataaataaataaaaaccttataGCCACAAAGAAAGAAGTTTTCTAAATGTTTTATAATCTATGcaaacaaccattttttttttttttttgaatctaagTGAACAACTTAACACATACTTATTGGGATTAATATGCAGGTTAGTATAACAATACATATAGATTTGATCTATACTTAAATAGCAGTGAGTCAACGCGCACTCTTGACGCAATGATCACTATATAAGTATAAAATGCTTGTAAAATATGGAGAGCAAAactcatacacatatacacttagattaaactatagtagaatttctatcttatataaaaaaaataaaaaataaaaaaaataaaaaacaaaaagagccGTGAAGACCactcttctaattttttttctttttctttttcttttaatttcctttACTTCATCGGGTAATGCAATGGAAAACAATTGAACTATTATTGTTCATGTCCGATTTCCAAAGGATATGAAGTAGTTCCGTAGACCGATTATTAAAAGTTTGCCTTATATTTTgaggaaataaataaaagattttaacTACATTGTTGCGTTGTGCAGCATCGTTAGGTAAATGAATCTATAGtctcaaaaaccaacaaaaaaaaaatagtagatcTATATTCTCTGTTGAGAAATATCCAAAACAAAACTGAGAGTTGGAACTTTACCTACCAGTTCATTGTGTGGCATTGCTTCCTAACATTACTTCATGAACTTTGCTACATGTTGTCAAGTTCAAAACTGGGCAAGTTACTTCGATTCACTAAAATGGTTTGATTTCTTAAGGCGTGTTTCATTTCCTTTCATCTAAAGGCTATCGCATCTAGCTTTTCTagccaggaaaaaaaataacagGAGCTAACATCATACACAAAGATCTAATTAGGAAGcagattttttctctctacccttttctttttcattagtAATTCAGAGGCATATCTCAATACTATAATTGCTAGAGGAACAATTCTTGGaacaagggaaaaaaagaagaatagtCATCAGAACAAAAGtcattattttctcattaaGACATTGTCGACAATCATAAACCACAACAGGGCATGTCTTTGTCTGCAATAAACTTAAGCTAGCCAGTAATTCAAAACCTAACATctcaaaacttctaatgtttTGGGGGGCACCAGATAAAGATTGAACTATAGCCAGCAACATGAATACAGACagaaccttttttcttttttttttttctttttttttaatgcagaCAGAACCATTAACAGTGAGCCTGTTTGAATGTATCTGAAACATCATTCCTATATGTCTGCTACAAGGAAGTTCCCAGATAGCGATACCTGCAAAAAGACATAAGTCGAATATTTACACTAGTTTCTCACTTAAACGTAATCCTAAAATTGAGAGGATGGGGAGGGAGGGCTTATGATTTTAAATACCTTCTCGCCAAGCTTGAATGGTGGAAGACCCTTGTAAGGGCATGTACTGCACCGAAAAGCATCCCCCAGTCCACACTGCAGGTTGTATAAGAATTTTTAGCGCATTGTTAGTAACATTTATGAAAAAGGGTGATTTAGATATTTCCAGCACAGTCAAGCAACAAGCAACTGCATGCATGACATAATGAAAGACAGCTTTGACGTTTTCATTGAGCCCTTGAGGTCTACCGTTACAAATTTTGTCCTTTGATCATCCTGTACTTCTAAAggttttgataaataaaaaaccactataACCCAGTATCATTAGTTTACTTCTGCACAACCCCATTAAAGCATACAAGCTATATGTACAGGCATGCCACTTCAATCAATCTTAAAGATAAATGCTAATCAACATATGCAGCCAAAAAATGTCACTCCATGCAGCAACTAAAATTCATATCAAGCAATATAAGACATACACTGCCACATGCTGATTGAGGATTATTGATCTGCTCTGCAGTGAATCCCA is a genomic window of Quercus lobata isolate SW786 chromosome 2, ValleyOak3.0 Primary Assembly, whole genome shotgun sequence containing:
- the LOC115974382 gene encoding cyclin-T1-3-like — translated: MTDEAPSYTRKWYFSRKEIEDQSPSRKDGIDFKYESHLRESYCQFLQKLGKKINVPQVTIAGGMLLCHRFYIRQSHAKNDWQTIATASMFLASKMEETPRFLKDVVIAGYELMYEWDNLAQQRIKKQSEVFDKQKELILLGERLLLSTIAFDLDSQLPYKPLVAALKTLELSDLSKVAWNFVNDSLRTTLCLQYKPHYIAAGSIFLAATVLQNMELLTKKRKVWWLEFEVAPKQLKEVIQQMMLKLLKQDRKKAPRTACGRNTQSEALAQKSVVSSNQTYISSGSTSDCHSSHGTLVEAGGVKSNSSLNQEKVDNCLSVKEALPCQMSDGGSASSVVEDGDGQIEPQRVESDCNSSYKIVSVHNNHTKIDTNRIREAIKRRRDTAANKKFVEEVNAEIDSEAWIERELEHGIEQEYSSSIKKQRKV